One Leptolyngbyaceae cyanobacterium genomic window carries:
- a CDS encoding TIGR00725 family protein, producing the protein MKKIIIGVMGPGDNATPSDLQNAYVLGKLIAKEGWVLLTGGRNAGVMDAASKGAKAANGLTIGILPGNDPSNLSEAVDIAIVTDLGNARNNINVLSSDVVIACGMGAGTASEVALALKSNKKVILLNDSEESKAFFRSLLKDNVFMVGNSQEAIGIAKEIVNHRE; encoded by the coding sequence ATGAAAAAAATCATAATTGGCGTGATGGGGCCTGGTGATAATGCTACCCCATCTGATTTGCAAAATGCTTATGTGTTGGGAAAATTAATTGCTAAAGAAGGATGGGTATTGCTGACTGGTGGTAGGAATGCAGGGGTGATGGATGCTGCTAGTAAAGGTGCAAAAGCCGCAAATGGTTTAACTATCGGTATTTTACCGGGAAACGATCCCAGCAATTTATCAGAAGCGGTGGATATTGCGATCGTTACCGATCTGGGAAATGCTCGCAATAATATTAACGTGCTTTCCAGCGATGTGGTAATTGCTTGTGGCATGGGTGCGGGAACAGCTTCAGAAGTAGCGCTGGCGTTGAAGAGTAATAAAAAAGTTATTTTGTTAAATGACTCTGAGGAAAGTAAGGCTTTTTTTCGCAGTTTATTGAAAGATAACGTTTTTATGGTGGGAAATTCTCAGGAAGCGATTGGGATTGCTAAAGAAATCGTAAATCATCGCGAATAA
- a CDS encoding 4-hydroxybenzoate solanesyltransferase gives MLIQEEHQPEPTWLTVIRLLRWDKPAGRLILMIPALWAIFLASRGMPPIPLVGTIVLGTLATSAAGCVINDLWDRDIDPQVERTKSRPLASRALSIRTGIVVAFIAMCCAGVLALYLNPLSFWLCVAAVPAIVFYPTAKRVFPVPQLVLSIAWGFAVLISWSAAKAQLEYPTWLLWGATVLWTLGFDTVYAMSDKEDDLKIGINSSAIFFGNYAAQAVGLFFAGTVSLLAWLGVVMQLHFGFWLALGIATIAWIWHYSQLRNSDLPKPVYGQIFRQNVWVGFIVLAGMIAGNLL, from the coding sequence ATGCTGATACAGGAAGAACACCAACCGGAACCTACTTGGTTAACCGTGATCCGGCTTTTGAGATGGGATAAACCAGCAGGACGCTTGATTTTGATGATTCCTGCTCTTTGGGCGATTTTTTTGGCATCTCGCGGTATGCCGCCTATTCCACTGGTCGGTACGATCGTATTAGGAACTTTAGCGACTAGTGCGGCGGGTTGCGTTATTAATGATTTGTGGGATAGAGATATCGACCCCCAAGTGGAAAGAACGAAGTCCCGTCCCCTCGCTTCTCGTGCTTTATCGATTCGCACGGGTATTGTAGTTGCTTTTATTGCGATGTGTTGCGCTGGCGTGTTGGCGCTGTATCTGAATCCTTTAAGTTTTTGGTTGTGCGTGGCGGCGGTTCCCGCGATCGTTTTTTATCCGACAGCTAAACGAGTATTTCCCGTTCCTCAGCTAGTACTTTCGATTGCTTGGGGTTTTGCGGTGCTGATTAGTTGGAGTGCTGCAAAAGCTCAATTAGAATATCCTACTTGGTTACTCTGGGGTGCTACTGTTTTGTGGACTTTGGGATTCGATACGGTTTACGCCATGAGTGACAAAGAAGATGATTTGAAAATTGGCATTAATTCCAGCGCGATTTTCTTTGGTAATTATGCAGCCCAAGCAGTGGGACTTTTCTTTGCAGGTACTGTCAGTTTGCTAGCTTGGTTGGGTGTGGTAATGCAGTTGCATTTCGGCTTTTGGCTAGCATTGGGAATTGCCACAATTGCCTGGATTTGGCATTATTCTCAATTGCGGAATTCAGATTTACCCAAACCAGTGTACGGTCAAATATTTCGCCAAAATGTTTGGGTTGGTTTTATCGTGCTGGCAGGGATGATTGCCGGAAATTTATTGTAA
- a CDS encoding Ppx/GppA phosphatase family protein, translating to MSVNTVSESRVSISAEAGDRDRILAAIDIGTNSIHMVVVRIMADIPAFTIIDREKDTVRLGDRDPENGNLRPEIMQKAIATLKRCQEVAKSLNAEQIIAVATSAVREAPNGRDFLQQIETEIGLRVDLISGQEEARRIYLGVLSGMEFNNQPHIIIDIGGGSTELILGDSHAPRSLSSTKIGAVRLTSELVKTDPISTQEFYYLQAYIRVMLERAVEELSAELKPGEIPRLVGTSGTIETLVTIHARETLGIVPAPLAGYQVSLKYIREFVNRLRKMNYAERAAIPGMSDRRSEIILAGALILQEAMTLLNLDNITICERSLREGVIVDWMLTHGLIEDRLRYQSSVRERSVIKTAQKYQVKLEYSERVAKFALSLFDQTQNILHNWGETERELLWAAAILHNSGHFVSHSSHHKHSYYLIRNSELLGYTETEVELIANLARYHRKSAPKKKHDNYRNLPTKEHRQMVNQLSALLRLAVALDRRQIGAIAKFKCEYRSPEREFILHLFPSQSNDDCLLELWSLNYKRESFETEYNVKLLAQLEAGGVSVL from the coding sequence ATGAGCGTAAATACTGTTTCAGAAAGTCGGGTAAGTATTTCTGCTGAAGCTGGAGATCGAGATCGTATTCTGGCGGCGATCGATATCGGGACAAATTCTATACATATGGTAGTGGTGCGAATTATGGCTGATATACCAGCTTTCACCATTATCGATCGCGAAAAAGATACGGTCAGGTTAGGCGATCGCGATCCGGAAAATGGTAACCTCAGACCAGAGATAATGCAAAAAGCGATCGCCACCTTGAAAAGATGCCAAGAAGTGGCCAAAAGCTTAAACGCCGAACAAATCATTGCCGTAGCAACTAGCGCCGTCCGAGAAGCACCCAACGGAAGAGACTTTTTGCAGCAAATCGAAACAGAAATCGGACTGCGAGTTGACTTAATTTCCGGACAAGAAGAAGCGCGACGCATTTATTTAGGCGTGCTATCCGGAATGGAATTCAACAACCAACCCCACATTATCATTGACATTGGTGGCGGTTCTACCGAATTAATCTTAGGAGATAGTCACGCACCCCGTTCTCTCAGCAGCACCAAAATCGGTGCAGTGCGGCTCACATCAGAACTAGTCAAAACCGATCCCATCAGCACCCAAGAATTTTATTACCTACAAGCATACATTCGGGTAATGTTAGAACGGGCAGTTGAAGAATTATCAGCCGAATTAAAACCCGGCGAAATTCCCCGCTTAGTCGGTACTTCCGGTACGATCGAAACCTTAGTGACCATTCACGCACGCGAAACTTTAGGGATCGTACCCGCGCCATTAGCAGGTTATCAAGTCAGTTTGAAATATATCCGCGAATTCGTCAATCGCTTGCGGAAAATGAACTACGCCGAACGAGCCGCCATTCCGGGAATGTCCGATCGACGATCGGAAATTATCCTCGCCGGTGCTTTAATCTTACAAGAAGCAATGACCCTCCTAAATCTCGACAACATTACAATTTGCGAACGCAGCTTGCGAGAAGGAGTAATCGTTGACTGGATGCTGACTCACGGTTTAATTGAAGACCGACTGCGCTATCAAAGTTCAGTTCGCGAACGCAGCGTCATTAAAACCGCTCAAAAATATCAAGTAAAATTAGAATATAGCGAACGAGTCGCCAAATTTGCCCTCAGCTTATTCGATCAAACTCAAAATATTCTTCATAATTGGGGAGAAACAGAACGAGAGCTTTTGTGGGCAGCAGCCATTCTACATAACAGCGGACACTTCGTAAGTCATTCCTCTCACCACAAACATTCCTATTATTTAATCCGCAACAGCGAGTTACTAGGTTACACGGAAACCGAGGTAGAACTGATCGCCAATTTAGCCCGTTACCATCGGAAAAGCGCCCCCAAGAAAAAGCACGATAACTATCGTAACTTGCCCACAAAAGAACATCGCCAAATGGTCAATCAATTAAGTGCTTTGCTACGTCTAGCAGTAGCCCTAGATAGAAGACAAATTGGTGCGATCGCCAAATTTAAATGCGAATATCGCTCGCCAGAACGGGAATTTATCCTGCACCTCTTTCCATCCCAGTCAAATGATGACTGTTTATTAGAATTATGGAGTTTAAACTATAAAAGAGAAAGCTTTGAAACCGAATACAACGTTAAATTATTAGCTCAGTTGGAAGCAGGTGGTGTCAGCGTACTTTAA
- a CDS encoding Rpn family recombination-promoting nuclease/putative transposase — MKTDSIFYQLFETLPNVLFELIGQPPFDSRGYEFKPVEIKETLNSIDGVFVPAARTRHPIYFAEVEHRFDENFYYRFFTDIFLYLGQNKPNRDWLAVAIYIRRSIEPAVPRPYHWLIESSHVKRVYLDELGETANQSVGLGTIKLIVENEATAKQQAKQVIENVRQLKEPALKQKVWELIETILVWKFPQLKIQELETMFELNSLKQSRLYQEAKQEGKLEAVPSLLGLGLTVEQIAEALRLDIETVKQAAKRS; from the coding sequence ATGAAAACTGACAGCATTTTCTATCAACTATTTGAAACGTTGCCCAACGTTTTGTTTGAGCTAATCGGACAGCCTCCATTTGACTCAAGAGGTTATGAGTTTAAGCCAGTAGAAATTAAAGAAACCCTTAATAGCATTGATGGGGTATTCGTGCCTGCCGCCAGAACACGTCACCCCATCTACTTTGCCGAAGTCGAGCATCGATTTGACGAAAATTTCTACTACCGCTTTTTTACTGATATTTTCCTTTACTTAGGTCAAAATAAACCGAACAGAGACTGGCTGGCGGTAGCAATTTACATTCGTCGCAGTATCGAACCAGCCGTACCAAGACCCTATCATTGGTTAATCGAGAGTTCCCACGTTAAGCGAGTTTATTTGGATGAATTGGGAGAAACAGCAAATCAATCGGTGGGATTGGGAACTATCAAATTAATCGTTGAAAATGAAGCAACCGCCAAACAGCAGGCTAAACAGGTAATTGAAAATGTACGGCAATTAAAAGAGCCAGCACTTAAACAAAAAGTTTGGGAATTAATAGAGACCATCTTAGTCTGGAAATTCCCTCAATTAAAAATTCAGGAACTCGAAACAATGTTTGAATTAAATAGCTTAAAACAATCGCGGCTTTATCAAGAGGCTAAACAAGAAGGCAAATTAGAAGCAGTGCCTAGTTTATTAGGATTAGGGTTAACTGTCGAACAAATAGCCGAAGCGTTAAGATTAGATATTGAAACAGTAAAACAAGCAGCTAAACGATCCTAA